The following are encoded in a window of Geobacter metallireducens GS-15 genomic DNA:
- a CDS encoding type II toxin-antitoxin system RelE/ParE family toxin, with translation MYSVTTSEQFLRQARKFFNKHPDLRPRFAAIFEALKLDPFQPGLGLHQLSGKLAGCHAVRLTYSYRITLTLLIAEKEIILLDIGSHDEVYR, from the coding sequence GTGTACAGCGTCACCACATCGGAACAGTTCCTCCGTCAAGCGCGAAAATTCTTCAATAAACACCCCGACTTGAGACCCCGCTTCGCTGCCATCTTCGAGGCGCTCAAGCTGGATCCATTTCAGCCAGGCCTCGGGCTGCACCAGCTTTCCGGCAAGCTTGCCGGCTGTCATGCCGTCAGGCTGACCTATTCCTACCGAATCACCCTGACCCTGCTGATCGCCGAAAAAGAAATCATTCTTCTCGACATTGGCAGCCATGACGAGGTGTACCGGTAG
- a CDS encoding NADPH:quinone reductase, whose protein sequence is MKAIRVREFGEPEVMGLEDVAPLTPGPAEVVVRLHAVGVNPVDAYIRSGQYRPDLKLPYTPGLDGAGVISAVGSEVKHRHVGQRVYVAWSLSGTYAEEVLCKEFQTHPLPDGVSFAQGAAIGVPYGAAFRALFQRAHAVAGETVLIHGASGGVGIAAVQLARRAGMWVIGTAGTEKGEALVRAQGAHHVLNHRVEGYLDRLQEFPCGKGVDVIVEMLANVNLDRDLGVLAKGGRVVVVGSRGRVEIDPRTAMGKEAAILGMTLYNASDKELAGMHAAFVEGLANGTLRPVVSRELPLAAAAEAHHAVMESSTFGKIVLLP, encoded by the coding sequence ATGAAAGCTATTCGAGTGCGTGAATTTGGCGAACCGGAAGTGATGGGGCTAGAAGACGTGGCCCCCCTGACCCCGGGACCGGCAGAGGTCGTGGTCAGGCTGCACGCCGTGGGGGTGAACCCGGTTGATGCCTATATCCGCTCCGGCCAGTACCGCCCTGACCTGAAACTTCCCTACACGCCCGGCCTCGACGGGGCCGGCGTCATCAGTGCCGTCGGTTCGGAAGTCAAGCACCGGCACGTGGGACAGCGGGTCTATGTCGCCTGGTCCCTGAGCGGTACCTATGCGGAGGAGGTCCTCTGCAAGGAATTCCAGACCCATCCGCTTCCCGACGGGGTCAGCTTCGCCCAGGGCGCGGCCATCGGCGTCCCCTATGGCGCCGCATTCCGGGCGCTGTTCCAGCGTGCCCATGCGGTGGCAGGGGAAACGGTGCTGATCCATGGCGCGAGCGGCGGCGTGGGGATTGCGGCGGTGCAGCTCGCCCGGAGGGCCGGCATGTGGGTGATCGGTACCGCCGGCACGGAGAAGGGCGAGGCGCTGGTGAGGGCCCAGGGTGCCCACCATGTCCTGAACCACCGTGTCGAGGGGTATCTGGACAGGCTGCAGGAGTTCCCCTGCGGCAAGGGGGTGGACGTTATCGTGGAGATGCTCGCCAACGTGAACCTGGACCGTGACCTTGGGGTGCTGGCAAAGGGGGGCCGGGTGGTGGTGGTTGGCAGCCGCGGCCGGGTGGAGATCGATCCCCGCACCGCCATGGGAAAGGAAGCCGCGATCCTTGGCATGACCCTCTACAACGCCAGCGACAAGGAACTGGCCGGCATGCATGCGGCATTTGTCGAGGGGCTGGCCAACGGCACCCTCAGGCCGGTGGTGAGCCGGGAGCTCCCCCTTGCCGCCGCGGCTGAGGCCCATCACGCGGTCATGGAGTCGAGCACCTTCGGCAAGATCGTGCTGCTTCCGTGA
- a CDS encoding HAD family hydrolase, translating into MFEGIFWDNDGVLMETEHLYYQANAEALAQAGVTLTLDDFRRISLRQGESVLGLAAGAGLGDEEATALRRVRDGIYYRLLGEEARVMSGVRETLARLHGRLPMAIVTSCRRENFLQMHRQSGLLDYFDFILTREDYGASKPDPEPYRTACSRVGLDPGRCLAIEDSERGVTSAARAGLVVAAIPGDMNRGGDFGAARWLLDGVRELPALLKLDEAQGS; encoded by the coding sequence ATGTTTGAGGGGATTTTCTGGGACAACGACGGGGTGTTGATGGAGACCGAGCACCTCTACTATCAGGCCAATGCCGAGGCGTTGGCCCAGGCGGGGGTGACGCTTACCCTTGACGACTTTCGCCGGATCTCCCTGCGCCAGGGGGAGAGCGTGCTTGGCTTGGCCGCCGGCGCGGGGCTGGGTGACGAGGAGGCTACGGCGCTGCGCCGGGTGCGGGACGGGATCTATTACCGGCTTCTGGGGGAGGAGGCCCGGGTGATGTCCGGGGTGCGGGAAACCCTGGCGCGGCTCCACGGCCGGCTCCCCATGGCGATCGTCACCAGCTGCCGCCGGGAGAACTTCCTGCAGATGCACCGGCAGAGCGGACTCCTCGACTACTTCGATTTCATCCTCACCCGCGAGGACTACGGCGCGTCCAAGCCCGATCCCGAGCCATACCGGACCGCCTGCTCCCGGGTCGGGCTCGACCCCGGTCGCTGTCTGGCAATTGAGGATTCGGAGCGGGGTGTAACCTCCGCCGCCCGGGCCGGGCTCGTCGTTGCCGCGATCCCCGGCGACATGAACCGGGGGGGCGATTTCGGGGCCGCCCGCTGGCTTCTGGACGGCGTCCGCGAACTGCCGGCGCTTCTGAAGCTCGACGAGGCGCAAGGATCGTAA
- a CDS encoding glycine zipper family protein, with product MVVNWLQRYATVAALMVLGGCATVPSGPSVLVLPAPGKPFEQFQVEDATCRQWAGQQIGLSAQETVNQNTAQSAAVGTAIGAGAGALLGAAAGHPAAGAAIGAGSGLLVGTASGSGAGEAYGWEAQQKYDYAYVQCMYAKGNQVPGRVHRYRLKRVAPSPSSPDRYSVPPDYVP from the coding sequence ATGGTAGTCAATTGGTTGCAAAGATATGCGACAGTGGCGGCATTGATGGTGCTGGGGGGGTGTGCGACGGTGCCGTCCGGTCCGAGCGTACTGGTACTGCCGGCCCCGGGAAAACCCTTCGAGCAGTTCCAGGTGGAAGACGCGACCTGCCGGCAGTGGGCCGGGCAACAGATCGGCCTCTCCGCCCAGGAGACGGTCAACCAGAATACCGCCCAAAGTGCCGCCGTGGGAACGGCGATAGGCGCCGGCGCCGGTGCGCTCCTCGGAGCCGCGGCCGGCCATCCGGCTGCGGGCGCGGCCATTGGCGCCGGCAGCGGGTTGCTCGTGGGGACGGCGTCTGGTTCCGGCGCTGGGGAGGCGTATGGATGGGAGGCGCAGCAGAAATATGATTACGCGTACGTGCAGTGCATGTATGCCAAGGGGAACCAGGTTCCCGGCCGGGTGCACCGGTACCGGCTGAAGAGGGTCGCCCCGTCGCCATCATCTCCCGACAGGTATTCCGTGCCGCCTGACTACGTTCCCTGA
- a CDS encoding MFS transporter, with product MEKTPNRWGIAIICTLLMVCLGTVYAWSFFQKPFCDTHWTNSQVAWVFSLAICFLGLAAAAGGMMLPRIGPTKLALAGGALFGAGYLLAALALGMHSLPLLYIGYGVVGGTGLGLGYVTPVATVARWFPDRKGFATGMVVMGFGFGALLMSKVIAPLLLAQMGGDMVTVFAVMGVLFLLVTVPAATFVRYPPTGWVPPEYALPRDQAGSGPDDGGRGARACILSGEFALLWGIFFCNITAGSLSSASSRRSFRKSAARPVRGWEKRPWRGTAPP from the coding sequence GTGGAAAAGACGCCCAACCGCTGGGGGATCGCAATCATCTGCACGCTGCTCATGGTCTGCCTCGGGACCGTGTACGCCTGGAGCTTCTTCCAGAAGCCGTTCTGCGACACCCACTGGACCAACAGCCAGGTGGCATGGGTCTTCAGCCTCGCCATCTGCTTCCTGGGCCTTGCCGCCGCAGCCGGGGGGATGATGCTGCCGAGGATTGGACCAACGAAGCTCGCCCTGGCGGGCGGGGCGCTGTTCGGGGCCGGCTATCTCCTGGCGGCCCTGGCGCTCGGCATGCATTCCCTTCCGCTGCTGTATATCGGCTACGGGGTGGTCGGAGGGACCGGACTCGGGCTCGGCTACGTCACCCCTGTCGCCACGGTGGCCCGATGGTTTCCTGACCGCAAGGGGTTTGCCACCGGCATGGTGGTCATGGGGTTCGGGTTTGGCGCCCTGCTGATGTCCAAGGTCATCGCACCTCTGCTCCTGGCGCAAATGGGCGGGGACATGGTGACGGTGTTTGCCGTCATGGGGGTGCTGTTCCTGCTGGTGACCGTTCCTGCCGCGACCTTTGTCAGGTACCCTCCAACGGGGTGGGTGCCGCCGGAATATGCCCTGCCGCGGGATCAGGCCGGAAGCGGCCCGGACGACGGTGGGAGGGGAGCCCGCGCCTGCATTCTCTCCGGGGAATTTGCGCTTCTCTGGGGGATCTTTTTCTGCAACATCACCGCGGGCTCGCTCTCATCGGCTTCCAGTCGCCGCTCTTTCAGGAAATCTGCGGCGAGGCCAGTCCGGGGCTGGGAAAAGAGGCCCTGGCGCGGTACGGCGCCACCCTGA
- a CDS encoding ISL3-like element ISGme6 family transposase: protein MLIKTVLNKFERFKSFIYGDCRLAKVGGSEALVIDIKARRNSKPECPECGKRGKTYDTQPARLFEYVPIWAFKVFFRYAPRRVLCPIHGVKVESLPWGYGKEQMTISYQVYLARWARRLSWKEVAEIFKTSWDSIFRAVQYAVDYGLANRNLDGVTEIGVDEIAVFKGHQYLTMVYQLNAGVRRLLWCGPQRRIRTLLRFFREFGKERSAKLKYVCSDMWAPYLKVIAKRAPNAVNILDRFHIMRKFNEAIDEVRRTEAKEFKAAKQENVLEKGRWLLLKRPENLSEKQTSRLGDLLKLNLSSIKAYLLREDFQQFWDYQRSDFAGKFLDDWVIRTMQTDLEPMKKVARMLRNHKPMILNWFKAKGRLSSGAVEGLNLKAKLTIRKAYGFRTIKCLQVALYHTLGDLPEPLCHHRFC, encoded by the coding sequence ATGCTTATCAAGACTGTACTGAACAAGTTCGAGCGTTTCAAGTCCTTCATTTACGGAGATTGCCGACTGGCGAAAGTCGGCGGCTCAGAAGCACTGGTCATTGACATCAAGGCTCGTCGCAACAGCAAGCCCGAATGCCCGGAATGTGGCAAGCGAGGCAAGACATACGACACGCAACCGGCCCGACTGTTCGAGTATGTGCCGATCTGGGCGTTCAAGGTCTTCTTTCGCTACGCTCCCCGTCGGGTTCTGTGCCCAATCCATGGGGTAAAGGTTGAATCCCTCCCCTGGGGGTATGGCAAAGAGCAAATGACGATCTCGTACCAGGTCTATCTTGCCCGGTGGGCTCGGCGACTCTCCTGGAAGGAAGTTGCCGAAATCTTTAAGACCAGTTGGGACAGCATCTTTCGGGCGGTGCAGTATGCTGTCGATTACGGCCTGGCAAACAGAAACCTTGATGGCGTTACGGAAATCGGTGTTGATGAAATTGCCGTCTTCAAGGGCCATCAGTATCTTACGATGGTCTATCAGCTCAATGCCGGCGTCAGGCGTCTTCTCTGGTGTGGTCCGCAACGTCGGATAAGAACGCTACTGCGCTTCTTTCGGGAATTCGGCAAAGAACGCAGCGCCAAGCTCAAGTATGTCTGCAGCGACATGTGGGCACCGTATCTCAAGGTTATCGCCAAGCGGGCACCCAATGCCGTGAACATCCTCGACCGCTTCCACATCATGCGGAAGTTTAACGAAGCGATTGACGAGGTTCGGCGCACCGAAGCCAAGGAGTTCAAGGCCGCCAAGCAGGAGAACGTCCTGGAAAAGGGCCGTTGGTTGCTGCTGAAACGGCCGGAAAATCTGTCCGAGAAGCAGACGTCACGATTGGGAGATTTGCTCAAGCTCAACCTCTCATCAATCAAGGCATATCTGCTGCGCGAGGACTTTCAGCAGTTCTGGGACTACCAGCGGTCTGACTTTGCTGGCAAGTTCCTCGACGACTGGGTCATCAGGACAATGCAAACTGACCTGGAACCGATGAAGAAGGTTGCCAGGATGTTACGCAACCACAAACCGATGATTCTCAACTGGTTCAAGGCAAAAGGCCGACTTTCCAGCGGCGCGGTAGAGGGTCTGAACCTCAAAGCAAAACTGACTATCAGAAAAGCGTACGGTTTCCGAACCATCAAGTGCCTGCAAGTGGCGCTATATCACACACTTGGCGACTTGCCAGAACCCCTGTGTCACCACAGATTCTGCTAA
- a CDS encoding DUF6726 family protein: MIRMMIIMGMLLMLQGCVLTKLVSVPMRVTGAVISIIPVAGNAVHDGIDSAADVVDDVPI; the protein is encoded by the coding sequence ATGATACGAATGATGATAATTATGGGGATGCTTCTCATGCTGCAGGGGTGTGTGCTGACGAAGCTGGTATCGGTTCCCATGCGGGTGACCGGTGCGGTGATTTCAATCATTCCGGTAGCGGGCAATGCGGTCCACGACGGGATCGACAGCGCTGCCGACGTGGTCGATGACGTGCCGATCTGA
- a CDS encoding MFS transporter has translation MTSLRRNIPLLYGFSFLQMTLFPMAVITLFWKDHIGLSLSQILLLQSIFAVAMVVMEYPSGYISDRVGYRTALTLASVLGIAGWGVYTVASSFRDVLIAETLLGISTSFISGTDSALLYESLKETGDEAAYGRFEGRSTFFGQTGEAAGALFAGVLYARYPLLPFVLQVAVWVLALLLTRGMAEPPRERHHQVNHLKESLASARYVFIENRRLRVTVLLSIALGLSSFYPVWLIQPYMRNAGVPLASFGPIWAGANLTVAIFAVFSHRLREQLRDRGMIFLLIILVWGGYLGLGLAAGVWGFLFYYLLTAMRGMRGPFLLHVAQAEIPSANRAGMLSLQSLCFRLLFAVTAPLLGRFADAHGVGNSFRLLFFAYLLVLPPLVWLFLRQRHGVGSHP, from the coding sequence ATGACTTCGCTCCGGCGCAACATTCCCCTCCTCTACGGCTTTTCCTTCCTCCAGATGACCCTGTTCCCCATGGCAGTCATCACCCTCTTCTGGAAGGACCACATCGGGCTCTCGCTGTCCCAGATCCTGCTCCTCCAGAGCATCTTCGCCGTGGCGATGGTGGTGATGGAGTACCCCTCCGGCTACATCAGCGACCGGGTCGGCTACCGCACCGCCCTGACCCTGGCGTCGGTTCTCGGCATAGCCGGCTGGGGGGTCTACACGGTCGCCTCGTCGTTCCGGGATGTCCTCATCGCCGAGACCCTCCTCGGCATCTCCACCTCGTTCATCAGCGGCACGGACAGCGCGCTCCTCTACGAATCCCTCAAGGAGACGGGGGATGAAGCGGCATACGGCCGGTTCGAGGGGCGCTCCACCTTCTTCGGCCAGACCGGCGAGGCCGCCGGGGCGCTCTTCGCCGGGGTGCTCTACGCCCGTTATCCGCTCCTCCCCTTTGTGCTCCAGGTTGCGGTCTGGGTCCTGGCGCTCCTCCTCACCCGCGGCATGGCCGAACCGCCCCGCGAGCGGCACCACCAGGTCAACCACCTGAAGGAGTCCCTTGCCTCGGCGCGTTACGTCTTCATCGAGAACCGGCGCCTCCGGGTGACGGTCCTCCTCAGCATCGCCCTCGGGCTCTCCTCCTTCTACCCCGTCTGGCTGATCCAGCCCTACATGCGGAACGCCGGGGTTCCCCTCGCCTCCTTTGGCCCAATCTGGGCCGGGGCCAACCTCACCGTGGCCATCTTTGCCGTATTCAGCCACCGGCTGCGGGAGCAGCTCCGCGATCGCGGCATGATCTTCCTGCTGATAATCCTCGTCTGGGGCGGATACCTGGGGCTGGGGCTTGCGGCGGGAGTGTGGGGATTTCTCTTCTACTACCTGCTGACGGCCATGCGGGGGATGCGGGGGCCGTTCCTGCTGCACGTGGCTCAGGCCGAGATCCCGTCGGCCAACCGGGCAGGGATGCTCTCGCTCCAGTCCCTCTGCTTCCGGCTGCTGTTCGCCGTCACCGCCCCGCTCCTTGGCCGATTTGCCGATGCCCACGGGGTGGGGAACAGCTTCCGGCTCCTCTTCTTCGCCTACCTGCTGGTGCTGCCCCCGCTGGTCTGGTTGTTCTTGAGACAGCGGCACGGCGTCGGTTCCCATCCATAA
- a CDS encoding DUF445 domain-containing protein: protein MDTRKQALIRNKTIATGLMIGAAILFVIARLQKGHGAWEWVAAFAEAAMVGALADWFAVVALFRHPLGVPIPHTAIIKNKKDAIAGNLAGFIRDKFLATDTLIAKMRAYNPAEHLAVYLMARDNAAGMARGVTRLCADSLDFIDDERVQRLLRAALSNRIDSFDVSTSAGTVLDALRKDNRHQVVLDDLLQRCAGWLAGEEAQARLATAIDDMCAKEYPLLMAFLPNRDKFARGAGEKIVKRINAFIQEVNADPGHEVRYRFDTAVTGFIARLKTDPVLRDKIEAIKRDVVHNQAISDYAQSIGSDLKNWLKNDLQQPESQVREKVAAAVAGLGTTLAHNKELQESLNAHLETLVLHYGDTLRTAIAGHITGTMQQWEHEDYTNEIELSIGSDLQFIRMNGTLVGGVIGLLLHAISLLL, encoded by the coding sequence GTGGACACCAGAAAGCAAGCATTGATCAGAAACAAGACCATAGCAACGGGATTGATGATTGGCGCGGCGATCCTGTTTGTAATCGCCCGCCTGCAGAAGGGACATGGCGCCTGGGAGTGGGTGGCCGCGTTCGCGGAGGCGGCCATGGTGGGCGCCCTGGCAGACTGGTTTGCGGTGGTGGCCCTGTTTCGCCACCCGCTGGGGGTGCCGATTCCCCATACGGCGATCATCAAGAACAAGAAGGACGCCATTGCCGGGAACCTGGCCGGCTTCATCCGTGACAAGTTCCTTGCCACCGACACGCTGATCGCCAAAATGAGGGCCTACAACCCGGCCGAGCACCTGGCCGTCTACCTGATGGCGCGGGACAATGCCGCCGGCATGGCCAGGGGGGTGACCCGGCTCTGCGCCGACTCCCTGGATTTTATCGATGACGAGCGGGTGCAGCGATTGCTGAGAGCCGCGCTGAGTAACCGGATTGACAGCTTTGATGTCTCGACCTCCGCCGGAACGGTTCTCGATGCCCTGCGTAAGGACAATCGCCACCAGGTCGTGCTCGATGACCTGTTGCAACGCTGTGCCGGGTGGCTGGCCGGCGAGGAGGCCCAGGCGCGGCTGGCCACGGCCATCGACGACATGTGCGCCAAGGAATATCCGCTGCTGATGGCGTTTCTTCCCAACCGGGACAAGTTCGCCCGGGGGGCGGGGGAGAAGATCGTCAAGAGGATCAACGCCTTCATCCAGGAGGTCAATGCCGACCCCGGCCATGAGGTCCGGTACCGCTTTGACACCGCCGTGACCGGCTTCATCGCCCGGCTGAAGACCGACCCGGTGCTGCGCGACAAGATCGAGGCGATCAAGCGCGACGTTGTCCATAACCAGGCCATCAGCGATTACGCGCAGAGTATCGGCAGCGACCTCAAGAACTGGCTGAAGAACGATCTGCAGCAGCCCGAGTCGCAGGTGCGGGAGAAAGTTGCGGCGGCGGTTGCCGGCCTCGGTACGACCCTGGCGCACAACAAGGAACTGCAGGAGTCCCTGAACGCACACCTGGAAACGCTGGTGCTGCACTACGGGGATACGCTGCGCACGGCGATTGCCGGCCACATAACCGGCACCATGCAGCAGTGGGAACACGAAGACTATACCAACGAGATCGAGCTGAGCATCGGTTCCGATCTGCAGTTCATCCGGATGAACGGCACCCTGGTGGGAGGGGTGATCGGCCTGCTGCTGCACGCCATCTCGCTGCTGCTGTAA
- a CDS encoding MFS transporter, with amino-acid sequence MGFQSPLFQEICGEASPGLGKEALARYGATLIATSSLFNGVGRFFWGGLSDRIGRPETFRLILGSQFLAFVLLMRTDSPWHFALLVCYVLLCDGGGFGTMPAFVLDMFGARVMPAVYGAILTAWSAAGIAGPQLVALIKDRYPAELYPGRASVYSFAMGCGFLLVGFALSFLTRSRRGKPVA; translated from the coding sequence ATCGGCTTCCAGTCGCCGCTCTTTCAGGAAATCTGCGGCGAGGCCAGTCCGGGGCTGGGAAAAGAGGCCCTGGCGCGGTACGGCGCCACCCTGATTGCGACCAGTTCACTGTTCAACGGGGTCGGCAGGTTTTTCTGGGGGGGACTCTCGGACCGGATCGGCCGGCCCGAGACCTTCAGGCTGATCCTCGGCTCGCAGTTCCTGGCGTTCGTGCTTCTGATGCGCACCGACTCTCCCTGGCACTTCGCCCTGCTGGTCTGCTACGTGCTCCTCTGCGACGGCGGCGGTTTCGGAACCATGCCCGCGTTCGTGCTCGACATGTTCGGCGCTCGGGTCATGCCTGCCGTCTACGGCGCGATCCTCACCGCCTGGTCCGCCGCCGGCATCGCGGGCCCCCAACTGGTGGCCCTGATCAAGGACCGGTACCCGGCGGAGCTCTATCCGGGCCGGGCATCCGTCTACAGCTTCGCCATGGGATGCGGGTTTCTCCTGGTCGGGTTCGCCTTGTCGTTTCTGACAAGGTCGCGCAGAGGAAAACCCGTTGCGTAG
- a CDS encoding bifunctional methionine sulfoxide reductase B/A protein, giving the protein MTARKYSDEELKQRLTPLQYRVTRKSGTEPPFDNTYWNEHREGLYVDIVSGEPLFSSRDKFDSGTGWPSFTRPVAPNSVKEETDIGFGTVRTEVRSKEADSHLGHLFTDGPRDKGGLRYCVNSAALRFIPVDDLEKEGYGSYLPLFGRKAPAAAVKQVATLAGGCFWGMQDLLRKQPGVIATEVGYTGGSVPNATYENHEGHAEAVRIEFDPTKTSYEALLRFFFRMHDPTTLNRQGNDIGSSYRSAIFYHDAEQKRIAEKVKAEVDASGKWKRPVVTEIVPAGPWWRAEEYHQDYLVKNPGGYTCHWVRE; this is encoded by the coding sequence ATGACAGCGAGGAAATACTCTGACGAAGAGCTGAAGCAGCGCCTCACTCCGCTGCAGTACCGCGTGACGAGGAAATCGGGGACCGAGCCCCCCTTCGACAATACCTACTGGAACGAGCACCGCGAAGGGCTCTATGTGGACATCGTCAGCGGTGAGCCGCTCTTCTCATCCAGGGACAAGTTCGATTCCGGCACCGGCTGGCCCAGCTTCACCCGGCCGGTCGCCCCGAACAGCGTGAAGGAGGAGACCGACATCGGCTTCGGCACGGTCCGGACCGAGGTCCGCTCCAAAGAAGCCGACTCCCACCTGGGGCATCTCTTCACCGACGGGCCGCGGGACAAGGGGGGGCTGCGTTACTGCGTCAACTCCGCGGCGCTCCGCTTCATCCCGGTGGACGACCTGGAGAAGGAAGGGTATGGCTCGTATCTCCCCCTCTTCGGCCGGAAGGCGCCGGCAGCGGCAGTAAAGCAGGTGGCGACCCTGGCCGGAGGCTGTTTCTGGGGAATGCAGGACCTGCTGCGCAAGCAGCCGGGGGTGATCGCCACGGAGGTGGGCTACACCGGCGGCAGCGTGCCCAACGCCACCTACGAAAACCACGAGGGGCACGCCGAAGCGGTGCGGATCGAATTCGACCCGACGAAGACCAGCTACGAGGCCCTGTTGCGGTTCTTCTTCCGGATGCACGACCCGACCACCTTGAACCGCCAGGGGAACGACATCGGCAGCAGCTACCGGAGCGCCATCTTCTACCATGACGCCGAGCAGAAGCGGATCGCGGAAAAGGTCAAGGCCGAGGTGGACGCCAGCGGCAAGTGGAAGCGGCCTGTCGTCACCGAGATCGTCCCGGCCGGCCCCTGGTGGCGGGCCGAGGAGTATCATCAGGATTACCTGGTGAAGAACCCGGGAGGGTATACCTGCCACTGGGTACGGGAGTAG
- a CDS encoding DoxX family protein produces MKSFMSLYSSYCYALMRIVTGFLFLWHGSQKLFAFPIGMPGDVPAFLTYVAGPIELIGGFLVMIGLFTHWAAFITSGEMAVAYWMVHGTTALLPIQNKGELAVLYCFAFLFIASQGGGIWSIDSSMHGARRKAPGR; encoded by the coding sequence ATGAAATCGTTCATGTCACTATACAGTTCCTACTGCTACGCGCTGATGAGGATCGTTACCGGTTTTCTGTTCCTGTGGCACGGCTCCCAGAAGCTGTTCGCCTTCCCAATCGGAATGCCGGGTGACGTTCCCGCATTCCTCACCTACGTTGCCGGCCCCATCGAACTGATCGGGGGATTCCTCGTGATGATCGGCCTGTTCACCCACTGGGCAGCCTTCATAACCAGCGGGGAGATGGCCGTTGCCTACTGGATGGTGCACGGGACCACGGCGCTCCTGCCGATCCAGAACAAGGGGGAGCTTGCCGTGCTCTACTGCTTCGCGTTCCTGTTCATCGCCTCGCAGGGGGGCGGCATCTGGAGCATTGACTCCTCGATGCACGGTGCCAGAAGGAAGGCTCCCGGCCGCTAG
- a CDS encoding GNAT family N-acetyltransferase, producing the protein MKIQRLTTENRPKVYALLRGAFPSSDYEAALVQKLHDNGRVIHEWVCIHTGKAIAYIAFTNAYHGRDICGLHLAPMAVAPEFQGRGVGSELLRFALRQEAISSQPLFVLGEPGYYSRFGFEPCRVPICPFDKNNAHFLSMRNATATSFVVGYEPEFTTAAAPTGTTRSRKRGRR; encoded by the coding sequence ATGAAAATACAGAGATTGACGACCGAAAATCGCCCAAAGGTCTACGCGCTCCTGCGCGGCGCCTTTCCCAGCAGTGACTATGAAGCCGCACTGGTGCAGAAACTCCATGATAACGGCAGAGTTATCCATGAATGGGTGTGCATCCATACCGGGAAGGCCATCGCCTACATCGCCTTTACCAACGCCTACCATGGCCGCGACATCTGCGGGCTGCACCTGGCCCCCATGGCCGTGGCCCCGGAATTCCAAGGGCGGGGGGTGGGGTCGGAGCTGCTCAGGTTCGCTCTGCGACAGGAGGCGATCAGCAGCCAGCCCCTCTTCGTTCTGGGTGAGCCAGGCTATTACAGCCGGTTCGGCTTTGAGCCGTGCCGTGTGCCCATCTGCCCCTTCGACAAGAACAACGCGCATTTCCTGAGCATGCGCAACGCCACCGCCACCAGTTTCGTGGTGGGCTATGAGCCCGAGTTCACAACCGCTGCCGCACCGACTGGAACTACCCGGAGCAGGAAGCGTGGGAGACGGTGA
- a CDS encoding ZIP family metal transporter translates to MTLHNLLLISIPAVVALCGGFLAAFWKPNHQSRSLIQHFAAGVVLAALAVELLPEIGREHAPGPVLIGAFALGSLFMYGLKFWTEHLEHQDQLAGIRAGIGRGLLLATFIDVAVDGFIIGAGFAAGGETGPILAIGLSVELLFLGLALTSDQVSDRQIVLVSGGLGVTVLLCAVLGNILLAGASHTAIGAALAFSAAALLYLVTEELLMEAHVVQEKPISTLVLFAGFLTFWSIQLMGV, encoded by the coding sequence GTGACCCTGCATAATCTTCTCCTCATCTCGATTCCGGCCGTTGTCGCCCTGTGCGGGGGGTTCCTTGCCGCATTCTGGAAACCGAACCATCAGAGTCGGAGCCTCATTCAGCATTTCGCTGCCGGCGTGGTTCTGGCGGCCCTGGCAGTGGAACTCCTGCCGGAGATCGGGCGGGAACACGCGCCCGGCCCGGTGCTGATCGGGGCCTTCGCCCTGGGGAGCCTTTTCATGTACGGCCTGAAGTTCTGGACCGAGCACCTCGAACATCAGGATCAGCTGGCCGGGATACGGGCAGGCATCGGGCGGGGGCTCCTGCTGGCAACCTTCATCGACGTGGCGGTGGATGGTTTCATCATCGGCGCCGGGTTCGCCGCCGGGGGGGAGACCGGGCCGATACTTGCCATCGGCCTGTCGGTGGAACTGCTTTTTTTGGGATTGGCCCTCACCTCCGACCAGGTCAGCGATCGGCAGATCGTCCTTGTCTCAGGGGGGCTCGGGGTAACGGTACTGCTCTGCGCGGTTCTCGGGAACATCCTTCTTGCGGGTGCCTCGCACACGGCAATCGGCGCAGCCCTTGCCTTCAGCGCCGCCGCGCTTCTCTACCTCGTCACCGAGGAGTTGCTGATGGAAGCCCATGTGGTGCAGGAGAAGCCGATTTCCACCCTCGTCCTCTTCGCCGGTTTTCTCACCTTCTGGAGCATTCAGCTCATGGGGGTATAA